The following coding sequences lie in one Cronobacter universalis NCTC 9529 genomic window:
- the flgE gene encoding flagellar hook protein FlgE: protein MAFSQAVSGLNAASTNLDVIGNNIANSATYGFKSGSVSFADMFAGSKAGLGVKVAGITQDFGDGVTTNTGRKLDVAISQNGFFRLLDSNGGVFYSRNGQFKLDEKSNLVNMQGMQVTGYPATGTPPTVQQGADPIPLTIPTAQMPASQTTSANFVMNLNSSDDVPAQTPFDPANSSTFNKSVPLTVYDSLGNEHNLKLYYVKTADNKWDVYNMDTSVSSATPTTPLTSLTFSDSGALTGITNAAPAGSQQVPISVASLNGSAAFNFSMNLTGTTQQNSGANVLLTSNQNGYKPGDLVGYQVNEDGSLVGNYSNEKSQLLGQIVLANFANPEGLSSQGDNVWSASTASGVALLGSAGTGNFGKLTSGALEASNVDLSKELVNMIVAQRNYQSNAQTIKTQDQILNTLVNLR, encoded by the coding sequence ATGGCCTTTTCACAAGCGGTCAGCGGTCTGAATGCTGCCAGCACCAACCTCGACGTTATCGGCAACAACATTGCCAACTCCGCCACTTATGGTTTTAAGTCTGGCTCCGTCTCTTTCGCCGACATGTTTGCCGGTTCGAAAGCGGGCCTGGGCGTTAAAGTCGCGGGTATTACCCAGGACTTCGGCGACGGCGTGACCACCAACACCGGCCGTAAGCTGGACGTGGCTATCAGCCAGAACGGTTTCTTCCGTCTGCTCGACAGCAACGGCGGCGTGTTCTACAGCCGTAACGGCCAGTTCAAACTGGACGAAAAAAGCAACCTGGTGAACATGCAGGGTATGCAGGTGACCGGCTATCCGGCAACCGGCACCCCGCCGACCGTTCAGCAGGGCGCAGACCCGATTCCGCTGACCATTCCGACCGCGCAGATGCCGGCAAGCCAGACCACCAGCGCGAATTTCGTCATGAACCTGAACTCCTCTGACGATGTTCCGGCGCAGACCCCATTCGATCCGGCTAACTCCAGCACCTTTAACAAAAGCGTGCCGCTGACCGTTTACGATAGCCTGGGTAACGAACACAACCTGAAGCTGTACTACGTGAAAACCGCGGATAACAAATGGGATGTCTACAACATGGACACCAGCGTTAGCTCCGCGACGCCGACCACCCCGCTGACCAGCCTGACCTTCAGCGACAGCGGCGCCCTGACCGGCATCACCAACGCCGCACCGGCGGGCTCCCAGCAGGTGCCGATTTCCGTGGCGTCCCTGAACGGCTCCGCGGCATTCAACTTCAGCATGAACCTGACGGGCACCACCCAGCAGAACTCCGGCGCTAACGTCCTGCTGACCTCCAACCAGAACGGCTACAAGCCGGGCGACCTGGTGGGTTATCAGGTGAACGAAGACGGCAGCCTGGTGGGTAACTACTCCAACGAGAAGAGCCAGCTGCTGGGTCAGATCGTGCTGGCGAACTTCGCCAACCCGGAAGGTCTCTCTTCTCAGGGCGACAACGTCTGGTCTGCAAGCACCGCCTCTGGCGTGGCGCTGCTGGGCTCTGCCGGCACCGGCAACTTCGGCAAACTGACCAGCGGCGCGCTTGAAGCGTCCAACGTCGACCTGAGTAAAGAACTGGTCAACATGATCGTCGCGCAGCGTAACTACCAGTCGAACGCGCAGACCATCAAGACTCAGGACCAGATCCTCAATACCCTGGTTAACCTGCGCTAA
- a CDS encoding flagellar basal body rod protein FlgF: MDHAIYTAMGAASQTLNQQSVTASNLANASTPGFRAQLNALRAVPVEGLSLPTRTLVTASTPGVNMSQGSLDYTSRPLDVAIQGSDGWLAVQAPDGTEAYTRNGNIQRTATGQLTIQGNPVMGEGGPVVVPEGAEVTIAADGTISVLNPGDAPNTIAPVGRLKMVKASAQEVVRGDDGLFRLNQQAQTARGATLQADPTISLMSGVLEGSNVKPVEAMTDMIANARRFEMQMKIISSVDENEQRANQLLSMS, translated from the coding sequence ATGGATCACGCAATTTATACCGCCATGGGCGCAGCCAGCCAGACGCTGAACCAGCAGTCTGTCACGGCGAGCAACCTGGCCAACGCATCAACGCCTGGCTTTCGCGCTCAGCTCAACGCGCTGCGCGCCGTGCCGGTAGAAGGGCTGTCATTGCCAACCCGCACGCTGGTCACGGCTTCCACTCCTGGCGTGAATATGAGCCAGGGGTCGCTCGACTACACCTCCCGTCCGCTGGACGTTGCCATTCAGGGCAGCGACGGCTGGCTGGCGGTGCAGGCGCCGGACGGCACCGAAGCGTATACCCGCAACGGTAACATCCAGCGCACGGCGACCGGCCAGCTCACCATCCAGGGGAATCCTGTGATGGGCGAGGGCGGCCCGGTCGTGGTCCCGGAAGGCGCGGAAGTGACTATCGCCGCCGACGGGACTATCTCGGTACTGAACCCGGGCGACGCCCCGAACACCATTGCGCCGGTAGGCCGTCTGAAGATGGTCAAAGCCAGCGCGCAGGAAGTGGTACGCGGCGACGACGGACTGTTTCGTTTAAACCAGCAGGCGCAGACCGCCCGCGGCGCGACGTTGCAGGCCGACCCGACCATCAGCCTGATGTCCGGGGTGCTGGAAGGCAGTAACGTGAAACCCGTGGAAGCAATGACCGACATGATAGCCAACGCCCGTCGCTTCGAAATGCAGATGAAAATCATCAGCAGCGTCGATGAAAACGAGCAGCGCGCTAACCAGTTATTGTCGATGAGTTAA
- the flgG gene encoding flagellar basal-body rod protein FlgG — MISSLWIAKTGLDAQQTNMDVIANNLANVSTNGFKRQRAVFEDLLYQTIRQPGAQSSEQTTLPSGLQIGTGVRPVATERLHSQGNLSQTNNSKDVAIKGQGFFQVLLPDGTSAYTRDGSFQVDQNGQLVTAGGFQVQPAITIPANALSITVGRDGVVSVTQQGTAAPVQVGQINLTTFMNDSGLESIGENLYTETQSSGTPNESTPGLNGAGLLYQGYVETSNVNVAEELVNMIQVQRAYEINSKAVSTTDQMLQKLTQL, encoded by the coding sequence ATGATCAGTTCCTTATGGATTGCCAAAACCGGCCTCGACGCCCAGCAAACCAATATGGACGTTATCGCCAACAACCTGGCGAACGTCAGCACCAACGGTTTCAAACGTCAGCGCGCTGTGTTTGAAGATCTGCTTTACCAAACCATCCGCCAGCCGGGCGCGCAGTCGTCTGAACAGACCACGCTGCCTTCCGGCCTGCAGATTGGTACCGGTGTGCGCCCCGTCGCCACCGAGCGTCTGCACAGCCAGGGCAACCTGTCTCAGACCAACAACAGCAAAGATGTCGCGATTAAAGGCCAGGGCTTCTTCCAGGTTCTGCTGCCGGACGGCACCTCCGCGTATACCCGCGACGGTTCTTTCCAGGTGGATCAGAACGGTCAGCTCGTGACCGCGGGCGGCTTCCAGGTTCAGCCGGCTATCACCATTCCTGCGAACGCGCTGAGCATCACCGTCGGTCGCGACGGCGTGGTGAGCGTGACCCAGCAGGGGACGGCGGCGCCGGTACAGGTCGGCCAGATCAACCTGACCACCTTTATGAACGACAGCGGTCTGGAAAGCATTGGTGAAAACCTCTACACCGAAACCCAGTCCTCCGGCACGCCGAACGAAAGCACGCCGGGCCTGAACGGTGCGGGGCTGCTGTATCAGGGTTATGTCGAAACCTCTAACGTCAACGTGGCGGAAGAGCTGGTCAACATGATCCAGGTGCAGCGCGCTTACGAGATCAACAGTAAAGCGGTTTCCACCACTGACCAGATGCTGCAAAAACTGACGCAACTCTAA
- the flgH gene encoding flagellar basal body L-ring protein FlgH: protein MQKTGAQLCPIAIALALTLSGCAWVPSTPLVQGATTAQPAPAPAPVVNGSIFQSVQQINYGYQPLFEDRRPRNVGDTLTIELQENVSASKSSSANASRDGKTNFGLDTVPRYLQGLFGNARADISASGGNTFNGKGGANASNTFSGTLTVTVDQVLANGNLHVVGEKQIAINQGTEFIRFSGVVNPRTISGSNTVPSTQVADARIEYVGNGYINEAQNMGWLQRFFLNLSPM, encoded by the coding sequence ATGCAAAAGACCGGTGCGCAACTCTGCCCTATCGCGATAGCTCTCGCATTAACCCTGTCGGGCTGTGCGTGGGTGCCTTCTACTCCGCTGGTTCAGGGCGCGACGACCGCGCAGCCCGCGCCTGCCCCCGCGCCGGTGGTTAACGGTTCCATTTTCCAGTCCGTACAGCAGATTAACTACGGTTATCAACCGCTGTTCGAAGATCGTCGTCCGCGTAACGTCGGCGATACGCTCACGATTGAGCTGCAAGAAAACGTCAGCGCGAGCAAGAGCTCGTCGGCGAACGCCAGCCGCGACGGCAAGACCAATTTCGGTCTCGACACCGTTCCGCGCTATCTGCAGGGCCTCTTCGGCAATGCGCGCGCCGATATCAGCGCATCCGGCGGCAATACCTTTAATGGCAAAGGCGGCGCTAACGCCAGCAACACCTTCAGCGGCACGCTGACCGTGACCGTCGATCAGGTTCTCGCCAACGGCAACCTGCATGTGGTCGGTGAAAAACAGATTGCCATCAACCAGGGCACAGAATTTATCCGCTTCTCGGGCGTGGTTAACCCTCGCACCATCAGCGGCAGCAACACGGTACCGTCCACCCAGGTGGCGGATGCCCGAATCGAATATGTCGGCAACGGCTACATCAACGAAGCGCAGAACATGGGATGGCTACAGCGTTTCTTCCTTAATTTATCGCCGATGTAA
- a CDS encoding flagellar basal body P-ring protein FlgI translates to MFKSLPGLLLLLVATFAQADRIRDLTTVQGVRENSLIGYGLVVGLDGTGDQTTQTPFTTQSLNNMLSQLGITVPAGTNMQLKNVAAVMVTASYPAFARQGQAIDVVVSSMGNAKSLRGGTLLMTPLKGVDNQVYALAQGNILIGGAGASAGGSSVQVNQLNGGRITNGAVIERELPTQFGNGNTINLQLNNDDFTLAQQISDTINRARGYGSAVPLDARTVQVRAPSGGSSQVQLLAGIQNLEVNVAVQDAKVIINSRTGSVVMNREVSLDSCAVAQGNLSVTVNQQANVSQPNTPFGGGQTVVTPQTQIDMRQSGGALQRVTSSANLNSVVRALNALGATPMDLMSILQSMQSAGCLRAKLEII, encoded by the coding sequence ATGTTTAAATCGCTCCCAGGACTCCTGCTGCTGCTCGTCGCGACTTTCGCGCAGGCTGACCGCATTCGTGACTTAACCACCGTACAGGGCGTGCGTGAAAACTCCCTGATCGGCTACGGCCTTGTGGTGGGCCTTGACGGCACTGGCGACCAGACGACCCAGACGCCGTTTACCACCCAGAGCCTGAACAACATGCTCTCTCAGCTGGGGATCACCGTTCCGGCGGGCACCAACATGCAGTTGAAAAACGTGGCGGCGGTCATGGTTACCGCGTCCTACCCGGCGTTCGCGCGCCAGGGGCAGGCCATCGACGTGGTGGTCTCCTCCATGGGTAACGCCAAGAGCCTGCGCGGCGGTACGCTCCTGATGACGCCGCTGAAAGGCGTCGATAACCAGGTCTACGCGCTGGCGCAGGGCAACATTCTGATCGGCGGCGCGGGCGCTTCCGCAGGCGGCAGCAGCGTGCAGGTGAATCAGCTTAACGGCGGGCGTATCACCAACGGCGCGGTGATTGAGCGCGAGCTGCCGACCCAGTTCGGCAACGGCAACACCATTAACCTGCAGCTGAACAATGATGACTTCACGCTGGCGCAGCAGATCTCCGACACCATCAACCGCGCGCGCGGTTATGGCTCCGCGGTGCCGCTGGACGCCCGTACCGTTCAGGTGCGCGCGCCGAGCGGCGGCAGCTCTCAGGTGCAGCTGCTGGCAGGTATCCAGAACCTCGAAGTGAATGTCGCGGTACAGGACGCCAAAGTCATTATTAACTCACGCACCGGCTCGGTCGTGATGAACCGCGAAGTGTCGCTGGACAGCTGCGCGGTCGCGCAGGGCAACCTCTCGGTGACGGTTAACCAGCAGGCCAACGTCAGCCAGCCGAATACGCCGTTTGGCGGCGGCCAGACTGTCGTGACGCCGCAGACGCAGATCGATATGCGCCAGAGCGGCGGCGCGCTGCAGCGCGTAACCTCCAGCGCCAACCTGAACAGCGTCGTGCGCGCGCTTAACGCGCTGGGCGCCACGCCGATGGATCTGATGTCGATTCTGCAATCCATGCAAAGCGCGGGGTGTCTGCGCGCAAAACTGGAAATCATCTGA
- the flgJ gene encoding flagellar assembly peptidoglycan hydrolase FlgJ, with translation MLTDSKLLSSAAFDAQSLNDLKTKVAKDPNGNLKSVARQMEGMFVQMMLKSMREALPKDGLFSSDQTRLYTSMYDQQIAQQMTAGKGLGLADMMVKQMGGDPASAEQPAAAADTASQVPMKFDIDTMNSYRNQAITQIVRQAMPKAPSNEEPLSGDSKDFLAQLSLPAKLASQQSGVPHHLILAQAALESGWGQRQIRKENGEPSFNIFGVKATSSWKGPVTEITTTEYENGEAKKVKAKFRVYGSYLEALSDYVGMLTRNPRYAAVTTAASAEEGAKALQSAGYATDPNYARKLTSMIQQMKSLGEKVSKAYSQDISTLF, from the coding sequence ATGCTGACTGATAGCAAATTACTGTCCAGCGCCGCCTTTGACGCGCAATCGCTTAATGACCTGAAAACTAAGGTCGCAAAGGATCCGAACGGCAACCTGAAATCGGTTGCCCGTCAGATGGAAGGGATGTTCGTGCAAATGATGCTGAAAAGCATGCGCGAAGCGCTGCCCAAGGATGGGCTGTTCAGTAGCGATCAGACCCGGCTTTACACCAGCATGTACGATCAGCAAATCGCCCAGCAGATGACGGCGGGCAAAGGCTTAGGCCTCGCGGACATGATGGTGAAACAGATGGGCGGCGATCCGGCTTCCGCCGAGCAGCCCGCCGCCGCTGCGGATACCGCGTCTCAGGTGCCGATGAAGTTCGATATCGATACCATGAACAGCTACCGCAACCAGGCGATTACGCAGATTGTGCGCCAGGCGATGCCGAAGGCGCCGTCAAACGAAGAGCCGCTCTCCGGCGACAGCAAAGACTTCCTGGCGCAGCTTTCGCTGCCTGCGAAGCTTGCCAGTCAGCAGAGCGGCGTGCCTCACCACCTGATTCTGGCGCAGGCCGCGCTGGAATCGGGCTGGGGTCAGCGCCAGATCCGCAAAGAGAACGGCGAGCCGAGCTTTAATATCTTCGGCGTCAAGGCGACCTCTTCATGGAAAGGGCCGGTGACCGAGATAACCACCACCGAATATGAAAACGGCGAAGCGAAAAAGGTCAAAGCGAAGTTCCGCGTTTACGGCTCCTATCTTGAGGCGCTGTCGGATTACGTGGGTATGCTGACGCGCAACCCGCGCTATGCGGCGGTGACCACGGCCGCCTCGGCGGAAGAGGGGGCGAAAGCCTTGCAGAGCGCCGGTTACGCGACCGATCCGAACTACGCCCGCAAGCTGACCAGCATGATCCAGCAGATGAAATCGCTGGGTGAAAAGGTGAGCAAAGCGTACAGCCAGGATATCTCGACGCTGTTCTGA
- the flgK gene encoding flagellar hook-associated protein FlgK codes for MSSSLINSAMSGLSAAQTALSTVSNNISNYNVAGYTRQTTILGQSNSTMTQGGWVGNGVFVSGIQREYDAFITNQLNAAQNQSSGLTTRYEQMSKIDDMVSGTTNNISTTMQDFFKSLQTLTSNAEDPAARQTLLGKADGLVNQFKVVDQYLRDQDKQVNTAITASVQQINNYATQIASLNEQITRLTGMGAGASPNDLLDQRDQLVSELNKIVGVDVAVQDGNTFNVTMANGYNLVQGSKASQLAAVPSSADPARTTIAFVDKTAGNIEIPEKLVTTGSLGGLIAFRSEDLDQARNNLGQIALAFGDAFNKQHEAGFDANGDAGKAFFTLGSAAAMSNARNIGSASLTATITDSTAVKASNYQMAYDGTNWKVTRLSDNVTVNATPTTDGSGNVTALEFDGLKIGITGAAANKDTFIVKPVNDVIISMDVAVHDESEIAMASTATSGESDNRNGKALLDLQNSKTVGGSKTFNDAYAAFISEVGNKTNTLKSSSTTQTNVVTQLTNQQQSISGVNLDEEYGNLQRYQQYYLANAQVLQTASTVFDALLQIR; via the coding sequence ATGTCCAGTAGCTTAATTAACAGCGCCATGAGTGGCCTGAGTGCGGCACAAACCGCACTGAGCACGGTGAGCAATAACATTTCTAACTATAACGTCGCAGGCTATACCCGCCAGACCACTATTCTGGGGCAGTCTAACAGCACCATGACGCAGGGCGGCTGGGTCGGCAACGGCGTGTTTGTTTCAGGTATTCAGCGTGAATATGATGCGTTCATCACCAATCAGCTGAACGCCGCGCAAAACCAGAGCAGCGGCTTAACCACCCGCTATGAGCAGATGTCGAAAATCGACGATATGGTCTCTGGCACCACCAATAATATCTCCACCACCATGCAGGATTTCTTCAAAAGCCTGCAAACGCTGACCAGCAACGCCGAAGATCCGGCCGCGCGTCAGACCCTGCTGGGTAAAGCAGACGGTCTGGTTAACCAGTTTAAAGTGGTGGATCAGTATCTGCGCGACCAGGATAAGCAGGTCAACACGGCCATTACCGCCAGCGTCCAGCAGATCAATAACTACGCCACCCAGATTGCGTCGCTGAACGAACAGATCACCCGCCTGACCGGCATGGGCGCCGGCGCGTCGCCGAACGATCTGTTGGATCAGCGCGATCAGCTGGTGAGCGAACTGAATAAAATCGTCGGCGTAGATGTCGCTGTTCAGGACGGCAACACCTTTAACGTCACGATGGCGAACGGCTATAACCTGGTGCAGGGCAGCAAGGCGAGCCAGCTGGCTGCCGTACCGTCCAGCGCCGATCCGGCCCGCACGACGATCGCGTTTGTCGACAAGACGGCCGGCAACATTGAGATCCCGGAGAAACTGGTGACTACCGGTTCACTGGGCGGTCTCATCGCCTTCCGCAGCGAAGATCTCGACCAGGCGCGTAATAACCTGGGCCAGATCGCGCTTGCTTTCGGCGACGCATTTAATAAACAGCACGAAGCGGGCTTTGACGCTAACGGCGACGCCGGTAAAGCGTTCTTCACGCTGGGTTCCGCCGCGGCCATGAGCAACGCGCGCAACATCGGCTCTGCTTCGCTGACGGCGACGATTACCGACAGCACCGCGGTAAAAGCCAGCAACTACCAGATGGCTTACGACGGCACGAACTGGAAAGTGACGCGCCTGTCTGACAACGTGACCGTGAACGCCACGCCGACCACCGATGGCTCCGGCAACGTGACCGCGCTGGAGTTTGACGGCCTGAAGATTGGCATCACGGGCGCGGCCGCGAACAAAGACACCTTTATCGTGAAGCCGGTCAACGACGTGATCATTAGCATGGATGTCGCCGTTCACGACGAGTCTGAAATCGCGATGGCGTCGACGGCGACCTCCGGCGAGAGCGACAACCGTAACGGTAAGGCGCTGCTGGATCTGCAAAACAGCAAGACGGTCGGCGGCAGCAAAACGTTTAACGATGCGTACGCGGCGTTTATCAGTGAAGTGGGTAACAAAACCAACACGCTGAAAAGCTCCAGCACCACCCAGACTAACGTGGTCACGCAGCTGACTAACCAGCAGCAGTCCATTTCCGGGGTAAACCTGGATGAAGAGTACGGCAACCTGCAACGCTATCAGCAGTACTACCTGGCGAATGCCCAGGTGCTGCAAACCGCGTCCACGGTGTTTGACGCGCTTCTCCAGATTCGCTAA
- the flgL gene encoding flagellar hook-associated protein FlgL encodes MRISTQMMYQQNMRGITDSQSTWLKYGEQMSTGKRVNRPSDDPIAAAQAVVLSQAQAQNEQYTQARTFATQKVSLESSVLNQVTSVITSAQEKIVYANNGTLSDTDRASVATDLQGMRDQLLNLANSTDGNGRYIFAGYKTDAAPFSGTPGNITYNGGTENITQQVDSARTMVIGHTGNLVFDSITSNAKPEPDGSASETNLFKMLDSAIAALKTPMEGADETTQQGLLDAISKTSRGLSNSLDNVGTVLAEVGTQQKELENLDQLGAERSLGQTAQMSNLVDVDWNSAISSYVMQQAALQASYKAFSDMQGMSLFQLNK; translated from the coding sequence ATGCGTATTAGCACTCAAATGATGTATCAGCAGAACATGCGGGGTATTACCGACTCGCAGAGTACCTGGCTGAAATACGGTGAGCAGATGTCCACCGGCAAACGCGTTAACCGTCCGTCTGACGATCCGATCGCCGCCGCTCAGGCCGTGGTGCTCTCCCAGGCGCAGGCGCAGAACGAGCAGTACACCCAGGCGCGTACCTTCGCGACCCAGAAAGTGTCGCTGGAATCGAGCGTGCTGAACCAGGTGACCAGCGTTATCACCTCCGCGCAGGAAAAAATCGTTTACGCGAACAACGGCACGCTCAGCGACACCGACCGCGCGTCGGTCGCGACAGACCTGCAGGGGATGCGCGATCAGCTGCTGAACCTGGCGAACAGCACCGACGGTAACGGCCGCTATATTTTCGCGGGCTATAAAACCGATGCGGCGCCATTCTCCGGCACGCCTGGCAACATCACGTATAACGGCGGTACCGAAAACATCACGCAGCAGGTGGATTCCGCGCGTACGATGGTTATCGGCCACACCGGCAACCTGGTGTTTGACAGCATCACCAGCAACGCCAAGCCGGAGCCGGATGGCTCGGCCAGCGAAACCAACCTGTTCAAAATGCTCGACTCCGCTATCGCCGCGCTGAAAACGCCGATGGAAGGCGCCGATGAGACGACCCAGCAGGGCCTGCTGGATGCTATCTCCAAAACATCGCGTGGCCTGAGCAACTCGCTGGATAACGTCGGGACGGTACTGGCGGAAGTGGGTACCCAGCAGAAAGAGCTGGAAAACCTGGATCAGCTGGGCGCTGAACGCTCTCTGGGCCAGACGGCGCAGATGAGCAACCTGGTGGATGTGGACTGGAACTCAGCCATCTCCTCCTACGTGATGCAGCAGGCGGCGCTTCAGGCTTCCTACAAAGCGTTTAGCGATATGCAGGGCATGTCGCTGTTCCAGTTGAATAAATAA
- a CDS encoding MFS transporter, which translates to MNNHNDAAQPAPGLSRLLILILAMATGLSVASIYYAQPILPLIGSDLHLSVDGMGLIPTLTQAGYALGILFLLPLGDRHDRRTLILVKCLALAVMLALYSLSGGLHSLLVLSLLVGMMATMAQDIVPAAAILSPAGQQGKIVGTVMTGLLLGILLSRSVSGVISAAFGWRVMYQLAAASIALTGLVLWRVLPRFETHATLSYPALLHSMGGLWKRYPTLRGAALAQGFLSIGFSAFWSMLAVMLADKFHMGSAVAGAFGLAGAAGALAAPLSGALSDRFGPARVTQLGSLLVMLSFAAMFALPLLSPSMQLVLIAVAAVGFDLGLQSSLVAHQTLVYSLEPKARGRLNALLFTGVFIGMALGSLLGSKAWAFGGWPAVVALATLASGVALVIRLTQKARPAGVVAQEPAR; encoded by the coding sequence ATGAATAACCATAACGACGCCGCACAACCCGCCCCCGGGCTCTCCCGGCTGCTGATACTGATTCTGGCGATGGCGACAGGCCTGAGCGTCGCCTCGATTTACTACGCGCAGCCTATCCTGCCGCTTATCGGCAGCGATCTACATCTGAGTGTGGACGGCATGGGCCTTATCCCGACGCTGACCCAGGCAGGCTACGCGCTCGGCATTCTGTTTCTGCTGCCGCTGGGCGATCGTCACGACCGCCGCACGCTGATTCTGGTGAAGTGCCTGGCGCTCGCCGTCATGCTGGCGCTCTACAGCCTGAGCGGCGGCCTGCACAGTCTGCTGGTATTAAGCCTGCTGGTGGGGATGATGGCGACGATGGCGCAGGATATCGTGCCCGCCGCCGCGATCCTCTCGCCCGCCGGACAGCAGGGTAAAATTGTCGGCACCGTAATGACCGGTCTGCTGCTTGGCATCCTGCTCTCGCGCTCGGTGAGCGGCGTTATCAGCGCGGCCTTTGGCTGGCGAGTCATGTATCAGCTCGCCGCCGCCAGCATCGCGCTCACGGGGCTGGTGCTGTGGCGCGTGCTGCCGCGCTTTGAAACCCATGCAACGCTGAGCTACCCGGCCCTGCTGCACTCCATGGGCGGCCTGTGGAAACGCTACCCGACGCTGCGCGGCGCGGCGCTGGCGCAGGGCTTTCTGTCGATTGGCTTTAGCGCGTTCTGGTCGATGCTTGCGGTGATGCTGGCCGATAAATTCCACATGGGGAGCGCGGTCGCGGGCGCTTTTGGTCTGGCGGGCGCCGCGGGCGCGCTGGCCGCCCCGCTCTCCGGCGCGCTCTCGGATCGCTTCGGCCCGGCGCGGGTCACGCAGCTCGGCAGCCTGCTGGTGATGCTCTCGTTTGCCGCGATGTTCGCGCTGCCCCTGCTTTCGCCATCCATGCAGTTAGTGCTGATTGCCGTCGCGGCGGTCGGTTTTGATTTAGGCTTGCAGTCGTCGTTGGTGGCGCACCAGACGCTGGTCTACAGCCTGGAGCCAAAAGCGCGCGGTCGTCTTAACGCCCTGCTCTTTACCGGCGTGTTTATTGGTATGGCGCTGGGATCGCTGCTCGGCAGTAAAGCCTGGGCGTTCGGCGGCTGGCCTGCGGTGGTGGCGCTGGCGACGCTCGCAAGCGGCGTGGCGCTGGTGATTCGCCTGACGCAAAAAGCGCGCCCGGCAGGCGTCGTGGCGCAAGAGCCCGCGCGCTAA
- a CDS encoding LysR family transcriptional regulator, whose translation MGIERIDRVELMHTFVRIIESGSLSAAAQQMNTTQATVSRRLKSLEDLLGARLLLRTTHAMKLTDDGERCYQHARSVLASWQALEDEIKNAEGEPVGVLRVRAPHAFGQDQLIAPLTDFLNRYPGLCVDWMLNDKSPDFISDNIDCALHVGPDIDPSVIAVQLAEVPRIVVASPDLVARHPPVKAIDELAALPWVALSTFYRREVTLHHTQSGERQTFTVMPRLSSDSLYAIRRTILNGLGVGMISAWAVEEDLREGRLVQLLPLWQAPALPVYLLYPWARYYPARLRRFLELMKAVMPELAGMRQITAAKR comes from the coding sequence ATGGGTATTGAGCGTATAGATCGCGTAGAGCTGATGCATACCTTTGTGCGGATCATCGAAAGCGGCTCGCTCTCTGCGGCCGCGCAGCAGATGAACACCACCCAGGCGACCGTCAGCCGCCGCCTCAAATCGCTGGAGGATTTGCTGGGGGCGAGACTGCTTCTGCGAACCACACACGCCATGAAACTCACCGATGACGGCGAGCGCTGCTATCAGCACGCCCGCAGCGTGCTGGCGAGCTGGCAGGCGCTTGAGGATGAAATAAAAAACGCCGAAGGGGAGCCGGTCGGCGTATTGCGCGTGCGCGCGCCGCACGCATTCGGTCAGGATCAGCTTATCGCGCCGCTGACCGACTTTCTGAACCGCTATCCGGGGCTGTGCGTCGACTGGATGCTGAACGACAAGTCACCAGACTTTATCAGCGATAATATCGACTGCGCGCTGCACGTCGGCCCGGATATCGACCCGTCGGTCATTGCCGTACAGCTCGCCGAAGTGCCGCGCATTGTGGTCGCCTCGCCGGATCTGGTGGCGCGCCACCCGCCAGTGAAAGCGATTGACGAGCTCGCCGCGCTGCCGTGGGTGGCGCTCAGCACCTTTTACCGTCGCGAAGTGACGCTGCATCATACGCAGAGCGGCGAACGGCAGACCTTTACGGTGATGCCGCGCCTGAGTTCCGACAGCCTCTACGCTATCCGCCGAACCATTCTTAACGGCCTGGGCGTGGGGATGATTTCCGCATGGGCGGTGGAAGAGGATCTGCGCGAGGGACGTCTGGTGCAGCTGTTGCCGCTGTGGCAGGCGCCCGCGCTGCCGGTATATCTGCTCTATCCGTGGGCGCGCTACTATCCGGCGCGACTGCGTCGTTTTCTGGAGCTGATGAAAGCGGTGATGCCTGAGCTGGCGGGGATGCGGCAGATAACCGCGGCGAAGCGTTAG